The region CCTTGGCCCTGGTCCGGAGGACTCCATCCATGCGTTCGCCTCGCTCAGGCGTTTGTATCTCCTGGGCATATGTCTTGCTCACGGTGTTTACGACGTCGGCATACAGGATTCCCGCCTTCATGAAGCTGATGTCGCCATAAAACTCCAGGAGTTCGGGGCGGAAATAGCTGTCGTCGAGACCGAGGAGCTTGAGGCAATCCTTCGGGAAGTTGCCCTGGTACTGGAGGTTGTGAATGGTAAACAAGGTGGCGATCTGGGCGTAGAAGGGATCCTTGCTGTATTGGTCCCTGAGGAGTGAGGGGATGGGCCCGGTCTGCCAGTCATTACAATGAATGATATCTGGCTGGAAGTTTATAACCTTCAACATCTCCAGCACGGCCCTTGAGAAGAAGCTGAAGCGCTCGGCCTCGTCGAAGAAACCGTAAAGCCGGTCCCGGTCAAAATACTGGTAGTTGTCGATCAAGTATACGGGAATAAGCTTCTCAATCCCGTCCAGCTTGGCGCTGATCTGGGATTGGCGTAAGATTGCAGTGCATTTCCTCCAGTCAACCCATACAGGGAAGTCTGCTATTGTTGTGACGTTGTTTATCCCGCGGTAGCGGGGCAACACCACCCTTACATCATTCCCCAGCATGGCGAGGGCCTTGGGAAGGGACCCTGCTACATCTGCAAGCCCCCCTGTTTTTGCGAATGGTGACGCCTCGGAGGATACGATAAGTATTTTATATGTCTCCTCAAATTCCTGATGTTTTAGCATGCCATTATTCACCTCGGCTTCAGAATCTTTTAACAACCCGTTTCATCTTATATTGATCTGGTATATTGATCTGGATATTAATCCGGGTACATTGATCCGGGCCTAAACCTGGACCTCTCTTATCGTTGGGGCTGCGAGCTCGGGCGCCGTCGGATTGATGTAATAACCTGTCCCCAGTTCAAACCCGGCGATGATCGTTAACCTGGGAAGGATCTCAATATGCCAGTGAAAGTATGTCTTATACGAGGTTTCATGCGTTTCATGCGCGCCACGGTTTCCGCCATCGTTTCTGTTATTGCTCTCGTCATTCATCTCGCCCCACGGAGCTGTGTGAAGGACGAGATTGTAGGGTAGGAAGGTGAATG is a window of Bacillota bacterium DNA encoding:
- the glgA gene encoding glycogen synthase GlgA: MLKHQEFEETYKILIVSSEASPFAKTGGLADVAGSLPKALAMLGNDVRVVLPRYRGINNVTTIADFPVWVDWRKCTAILRQSQISAKLDGIEKLIPVYLIDNYQYFDRDRLYGFFDEAERFSFFSRAVLEMLKVINFQPDIIHCNDWQTGPIPSLLRDQYSKDPFYAQIATLFTIHNLQYQGNFPKDCLKLLGLDDSYFRPELLEFYGDISFMKAGILYADVVNTVSKTYAQEIQTPERGERMDGVLRTRAKDLYGIVNGINYHEFNPETDPRIYRNYGLNNLGEKKENKYELQKEMGLPVSDVPVIGIVSRLVAQKGLDLISEALDAIVASGVQLVILGTGEDYYENLLRDAQARHPDRVGIYVGFNALLAQRIYAGSDMYLMPSLFEPCGLGQLISLRYGTIPIVRATGGLADTIKDYDPRTETGNGFTFKDYSSRQLLLALKKALDVYRQPERWLRLMQSAMRSDFSWNRSAVEYMGVYMAARSKHGVVAAATA